The Halopelagius inordinatus genomic interval ATGCTGGACACCCTCTCGCGGGAGGACGTCGCGAGGCGAATCGAGGAGATAGACGCGAAACACGCCGAGATGGATATCCTCGAAGCGAAAGTCGTCTTCCACGAACACGAGGAACGCCTCCGGGGGATGCCCCTCGTCGAGACGACGGTCAGACTGTTCACCGACAGGGGTCGGTTCTTCGGGTCCGCCGAGGAGTACGGCGCGGAGTCGTCGTTCGGCACGGCGAGCGAAATCGTAGAGGAGAACGTCCTCGAAGACAAGAGCCGAGACGTGACGTCGCGGAACGACCGGCCGACGCCGGAGAAGCGAGAGGAAGTAGAGAGCGTCGTCGATTGGTGGGTCGAAGGCTGACCCCCGCGGCTCCGGGTTCTCGGCGCTGACCGAACCGGCGGGATATCGACCTACCGCGCCGTCGCCCGCGTCGCCGCCGCGACGCGCGACTCGTTCGACGCCGCCTCGGCCGTCGCAGTCTCGTTCGCGTTCGTCTCGCTTTCCGCCGTCCCGCTGTTTTCCGTCTCTCCGACGACGTAGCGTTGCCCCACCATCGGGTCGAGCAAGCTATCGACGGGCGCTCTGTCGTCGCGGAGAACCGGCACGTCGTCGGTCCGTTCCTCGTTGCGGTACGACGCTATCTCCTCTGTGAGGTCGATTCCGATGTCGCGCCGTTCGTTGCGCGCTCTGAGTTCCGATTCGGAGATGCGCGTGCCGTTCTTCGTCGCCACGACTTCGATGTTCTGAACGACGATACCCTGCTGTGTCGGGAAACTGTACACCTGCGGGAACACCTGCGACATCGTCTTGTACTGCGCGCGGTAGAACTGCGAGGCCGGGCCACTCGGCGCGGAGATGACGTTCGCAAAGAGGATGCCGTCTTCGGTGAGTCTGTCGCTGGCGAGTTCCATGAACTCTACCGTCGTCAACTGGAACGGCACTTTGTCCTTCTTGTACGCGTCGAGGACGATGAGGTCGTACGTCTCGTCTGTCTCTCGGAGGAACTGCCGTCCGCCCGTGGTGTGGATGGTCAGGTTCTCCGACTCCTCGACTTCGAAGTACCGCTTTGCCACGTCGACGACTTCGGGGTCGATTTCGGCGACGTCCACCTCGACGTCGTACTCCTCGGCGAATCGCTTCGGACCGGTGAACCCGCCGCCGCCGATGAACAGCACTCGGTCCACGTCGTCTGTCATCAAGAGTGGGAGGTGAAAGTACGGCGTGTAGTCGAAGACGTGGGCCGTCGGGTCCGCTACATTCATCGCGCTGTGGGGTTGCCCGTCGAGGTACAGCGTGCGCGTGTCGCCGCTATCGACCACCTCTAACTCCTGATACGGCGTCTGCGTCTGGTAGACGGTGTCGCCCGTCGCTGAGAGTCCGACGCCGCCGGACGCGGCGGCGACGACGAGGAGGAGGGCGACGACCAGACTCCGTCCCGCGCGTTGCCGTCCGAGTTTCGGGGCGGCGACGTACACCGCGGTGGCGACGGAGAGAAGACCGAAGACGAGTCCGATCTGTTCGACGCTCAAAGAGGGGATGAGAAAGTACGTCGTCGCGAACGCGCCGACGATGCTGCCGACGGTTCCGACGGCGTAGACGTGCCCCGACGCCTCGCCGGTCCCCTCTTTCGCCGAGAGTTCCGCGGCGTAAGGACTGATGAACCCGAGCAGGTACGTCGGCGGGCCGAAAAGAAGCGTGATAGCCGGAAGCGAGGCGAACCGACTCGGAAGGGGGAACGCCACCGCCGCCTGCAGCATGACGTCGCCGAAGAAGATGACCCCGGCCACGTAGAGCGCAGTTGCCAAAAACAGTTTCACCATCCGGTCGTTCGAGGCCTGCGAGTCGGCGTGCCGCCCTCCGTGGTGGTAACCGAGACTGAGGGCGGCGAGAAACACGCCGATGATGCTACCCCACGTGTAGATGCTACTGCCGAACTGGGGCGCGATCATCCGTCCGGCCAGAATCTCCAACCCCATGCTGGCCACGCCGGAGGAGAACACCGCGACTTCCGGTTTCGACAGTCGGAGAGCAGACCGAGAGAGCGTCGACGCCATAGAGGGTCTACGGACGACGAGCCATTAAGTGTTGAACGAGTGGCGAAGCGGCCGGACGTGTCACATATCTGATTTCGAGACAGTTCACCGCCAGAAACGGGTAATTATCTGATTCGCGACATAGATAGAAACACGATCGGAACACATATTGTTTAGAAATAATTTATCTTTGTCCGACTATAAACGGGAGAACAAGCTCGTCTATGGGGCTGTCCGTCCCTAGCATAACGCGTTACTACCGAGATATACGCTCGAATATGTGTGTATAGTTAGACACATTATAAAAATAATTATATTGACAGCCAATCTTCATATGTGGCATGGTAGAATTCAGCAGGCGACAGCTCATGGCGACGTCGGTCGCCGCATCGCTCGGAGCGACCGTACCAGGCGTGGTGGCCGCCGAAGAAGTAGAGGAGAGCGACACACCGGGCGCACCGAGTGTCAAGGGTGATCTCAAGCGATTCTCGACGACCGCGTTCGGAGCGGAGGTGACGGGGCCGTTCGTCTTCGAGGACGGGTCGTTGCTGTACAGCCTCCAGCACCCGTCCGAAGAGAACGGCGACCCGTTCGGGCGGGCGGCCGTCGGCTACTTCAGCGGGTTCCAGTTCGACTTCGACGGCGACAACGACGACTTCGATGAGATCGGAATACCGGAAACCGAGGAGGAACAACGCGACGTCCGCGCGGGAAGCGGGGACTACGAGATCCTCTTTTACGGGCGCGAACCGATCAACGGCGGCGACGAACTCCTCGGCGTCACCCAGACGCCGGACGGGACCGACATCATGCGCGAAAGTCCCGAGGACCCCGAACGCGAGGAACGGCCGTACTTCGCGGGCACGCAGTACGGACTCGCCGCGAGCAACCCCGACTGCAACCAGTTCGTTCCGTCGAACGACGAGGGGACCGAAGGATATCTGTTCACGAACTGGGAGAACAGTCCCGGCTCCGTCTCTCGGGTTCCCATCAGTCAAGACGAGGACGGAGAGTGGCACGCCGACCTCGAAAACGCGATGAACCTGACCAACACGGAGTCGCTTCGCGCCCACGGCGGTACGCGGATCAACTGTTACGGCGACCTCTCCCCGTGGGGGACGATGGTCTCCGCCGAAGAGAACTACTCGCACCCGCGCGTCAACTTGACGGCGAAAGTGAGCGACATCGCCGAGGCGGGCTCCGGGTTGGGACTCGTCGGCGCGGCCCACTTCTGGAACCGACCGAACCCCAGCGAGATATCGGACGCGATATCGACGTACGCCGAGGAAGACTACCTCGACGAGGACTTCAGCCCGCAGGGCTACTGGTCGCTGACCGGCGTCGAGTTCCTCGCGTACTACCTCGGCTCCGACCAGAACGACCAGGTCGACGACCAGAACCTCAGGACGTCGCCGATAGACGACGTCTACCCGAACCCGTACCGCTACGGCTACTTCGTCGATTTCCGCGAACCGACGGCCGACGAGCCCGAAGCGGTCAAGTACTACGTGATGGGTCGGGCCGCCTGGGAAGCGCCGGACTTCGAGGGCGACCTCAAGACCGTGTACGGCTGTTCGGACGGCGACAGCAAGGGGATCTACAAGTTCGTCGCCGACGAGCCCATCCCCGACTACGACGACCCGATGGACGTCGCCGGAACGCTCTACGCGCCCAAGATCACGAACGACGAGGCGAGCGTCGAGGACTCGGGCCAACGGAACTCCCCGGCGGACGTTCCGCTCGAAGTGGAGTGGCTGGAACTCGGACACGCGACGAACGCGGAAGTCGAGTCGTGGATCGACGACTACGACAACGTCACGCAGGTCGACTACCTCGAAGCCCACGCCGAGACCAACTGGGCCGACGACCCGGCGACGGCGTTGCGAGAGGCCGACCTCGAAGTCATCCACAACGGTAACTCGAACTACATCGACAACAGGGACATCGTCAGGTGGGCCGAACAGTACGAGGAGAACGGGCCGAACGGCGTCGACGAGGAGCTCCGGCGCGTCCCGTTCTTGGAGACCCGAGCGGCCGCAAAAGAGGTCGGTGCCTCTATCGAGTTCAACAAGGCCGAGGGCGTCGACAGCGTCGACGACGCCGGACCCGGCGACTACGTCTACTTCGGCATCTCTGAGTTCAACGATGCCCTCGCCGACGACGAGGGCGACGTCCAGATGGACCGCGTCGACGGCGGCGTCGTCTACCGCGCCGAACTCGAAGACGACTACAACGTCTCGGAACTCGAACCCGTCATCGTCGGCCCGGACTTCACCGACCCGCCGGAGGACGCCGACGACGCACTCCGAAACATCGACAACGTCTACACGATGCGCGACGGCCGCGTCCTCTGCTGCGAGGACGGATTCGGCGGGCCCGCCCGGTCGTACCCGAACGACGGACTCTACGTCTACCAGCCCGAGAGCGTCGGCAAGACGGTCTCCGACTACCTGAGCCAGAGCGACGAGGACGACGACGAAGATGGCGACGAGGACGGCGACCATGAGGGTGACGACGAAGGGGGCGACGAGGACTGAACCGGAACCGAAGCGAGCGAGCGAACCGACTCCGACGACCGACGCGGGCCAGAGAGACGACCGACGCGGGACGAGGCGCCGCGGGCCGCGTTCCCGCCGGTAGCCGTCTTTCTCCCACTTACAGAGACACGAAGATGTCACGAACAAACGAACGAGCCGAAAGCGAACAGACCGCCGTCCCGACCGATTCAGTCCACCGCGACTACGTCCTCGACGTCCGCATCGTCGAGCGAACGACCGCGGGAGACGACACCGTCTACCGGTTCGAGGCACCGCACCACGCGGGCATCGAGTTCGAGGACCCGGCGACGGCCGAGTTGTACGCCGACGTCTACTTCGACGTCAACGGATTTCAAGAGGCGGGAACGGGCGAACGCGGCGTGCCGCCGGAGATAATCCAGGCCGGGCGAGACACGCTCGTGGGCTACTTCCTCACGCAACCGCGCGTGGACGTCGAGTGGGTCGCCTCCTACTACGGCGAGAAACCCGAGAAGGTAGAACGGTACGCCAATCGGGTGCGGAAGCGAGCCGAGAAGATACGCGAGGGGGTGATGGAGATGGGCGAGGAGTAATCCGACGCTCTCCCCTCTCGCGTTCGGCGTCGGTGCGAGACGCCGTCACGCTATTCCCCTGGTACCGTAACTGATACCTCATGGGCGGTCAGGCGTACCCCTCCGAGGAGATGGACCTCCGCGAGACGGTTCGGTTCTACCTCCTCGACCACCGGACGAGAGTCGGGAAGGCGATAGACGTCGCGTTGCTCCTCGGGAACCTCCTCTTCGTCGGTATCGTCGTCGCCGAGACGTACCTCGTATCGGCGGAGACTCGGACGGTTCTGTGGCGCGCGGAAGTGGGTATCGCGGTGCTGTTTCTCGCGGAGTACCTGCTTCGACTGTACGGCGCGCGCGACACCGCCGCCGAGTTTCTGAGTCCGTACACGGTGGTCGACCTTCTCGCCATCCTGCCGACGTTCGCGGTGTTGCTGTTACCGACGCCCCTCGCCGCGAGCATCGGATTCCTCCGCGTGCTTCGAGTTGTCAGAATCCTGCGGTTCTTCCGGTTCACGCAGAACGAGGAGTTCTTCTTCGGCACCGTCTCCGTGGAGACGCTTCGAGTGATGAAGCTACTGTTGACGGTGATGTCTATCTTCTTCGTCTCCGCGGGACTGTTCTACAGCGTCGAACGCGGGGCGAACCCCAACGTCTCGAACTTCGGCGACGCCTTCTACTTCGCCGTCGTCGGCCTCACCACCGTCGGATTCGGCGACATCGTGCCGGTAACGTCGACGGGTCGGTTGGTGACCGTCGTGTCGATTCTTGCGGCCATCGTCCTCGTCCCGTGGCAGGCGAGCAAGATAGTCCGCGAGTGGTCGAACAAGGAGAAGGTGAACGTCACCTGCCCGAACTGCGGCCTCTCGCATCACGACCCGGACGCCTCACACTGCAAGTCGTGCGGTCACGTCGTCTATCAGGAGTACGATTCGCGGCGGTGACTGGATTCAGAGCGGCTTTTCTGGCGCGCCCTCCGCGAGCATCCGCACGAACATCTCGCGGAACGTCTCCTCGTCGACCGATTCGACGACTCGCGTCCGGGGGTCCCCGTCGGTGATTCCCAACTCGTCGACGAGGCTGTACCCGCGGGTCATCCCCTCGCGTTCGTCCACGTCGACGAAGTACTCCGAGGACTCGGTTATCAGTCCGTCGTCGGCGACGAGACAGGCGGCGGTCAGAGAGTCCGGTTGGGTGGTGGTGTCCTCGCCGTAGCGCTTCTGGCTGAACCGACGGACCTGCTCGTTCGCCGTCTGATAGAACTCGGCGTACTCGGAGTCTATCGACTCCAGTCGGTCGAGGAACTCCGCCTCGAACGTCGCGTCTCGAACCGTCAGACCCCAATCGACGAGGGTCACGTCGAGTTCTCGCATCACCATCTTCGCGGCTTCCGGGTCGACCCAGAAGTTGTACTCCGCGGAGGGAGTGTCGTTGCCGAGGGTGTTGACCGCTCCGCCCATCACCCACACCTCGTCCAGGAGTTCGTTCAGATTCGGCTCTCGGCGGAGGGCGAGAGCGACGTTCGTCAACGGCGCGATACAACAGAGGGTTATCTCGCCGGGCGACTCGCGGGCCGCCTCGACGATGGCGTCCGGCGCGAACCCCTCCGCGGAGTCGATGCCCGTGTCGGGGAAGAAGTCGCCGCCGAGTCCGCCCTCGCCGTGGATGTGCGAGACGTGTTCGTGGTCTTTGACGAGTGGTCGGCGCGCGCCCTCGTAGACGGGCACCTCGTCGGCCGCGTCGGCCACCTCGAGGGTGTACTTCGCGTTCTCGACGTGGTAGTCGAACTCGACGTTTCCGGCGGCGATGGTGACCGCCTCCAACTCGACGGAGTCGGCCGTCGCCAAGAGCAAGATGGCCTGCGTGTCGTCGCCCGCGGTGTCGGTATCGACGATAACTCGACGAGACATACCCCCCAATCGGGACGGACGTTCTTAATTACCGTGATTTGACAGACCGCCGCTCCGACCGCGGAACGTCGGCCCGCGTGTCGATTTCGATGGGGGCGTAGGGAGAACCATCTAATCACGCTACGGTTGGACCGCTACGCTACAGTTCGATTATCAGTTTCGAGAGCAAGTGAAAACAGATATGGGCCGGAGCGACGGGGAGGCAACCGGATGAACGAGACGTCGCTTCGCGAGATACTCGACCGACGGCCCGACAGGGAGGGCGCGCGCGTCGTCCGTCGGATGTGGGAGGCTCGCGGCTACGAGACGGCGATTCGGTTCAGCGGACCGGACCTGTACGTCGAGGCGAGAGGGCGGACGGACGACGGCGCGTCTCGGCGGATTCGCTCGTGGATTTCGGCCGGCGGTCGAATCGACCGCCGGAGGATGCGGGTGTTCGCGGACGCCTGCGAACGGGACGGCGTCGAACCGCACGTCGTCACGCTCGGACCCGCGGAGATAGACGACGACGCCCACGTGCCGAGCGTCTGGGAGTTCGACGCCGCGCGCCTCGCAGTCGAAGTCCGCGAGGCGGGCGTCGAGTCGGCGGTCCGCGCCCTCGAATCCGACTCCGACCCCGAGACGGAAACGGAGACGGTCGAAGACTGGTTCGGAGACCCGGTCGAAGAGAGCGAGAGCGACGGAGACGACGGGGAACGCGACGAGGGAGACGACGACGCGGACGGAGACGAAGAGGAGCAGTTGACTCGACGCGACGCCGTCCGAATCGCCGGGAAGTACGTCGTCGGTGGCTTGGTGACGTACCTGTTCGTCGAGGGACTGTCCGACGCGGTGCGCGCGTCGCCCGAACTCCGGCGGGCCGTTCGAGAGCGGGCGGCACCGCTCCGGAATCGTCTCCCGACGATACCCGCGGGCGGCGTGGGGTCTCCGTCCGCGTCCGGGGGCGACGCGACGGCCCGGACGCCGACCTACGGGAATCCGACGAGCGGACGGCGAGTCGAGAACGCGACGGCGATACCGTACGACGAACTCGCCGCCGACCCGGAGTCACGCGCCGGGCACGCCGTCCGATACGACGGGACGGTCCGGCGAACCGTCGAGGGCGTCACCGAACGCGGTATCCGCCTCGCGGTGACCCGCGGTCCGAACGGGACGTGGGTCGACGACGTCGCCTGTCGGTGGCCCTCCGGACGGTTGTACGAGGACGCCGTGCAGTTTCGCTTACTCGACGGAGAGCGAGTGCAGGTGTGGGGAACCGTCCGCGGGGCCACCGAAGCGACGAGGACCGAACGGTCGATTCCGCTCGTGGAAGTCGTCGGCATCGCGCCGGTCGAGACGTAGCGCGACGGGCGACTGCGGCGTCTCAGTTCAGCGCGTCGACTTCGTCCGTGAGGTCGCTCGCGTCGTCCACCGGGCCGTTGACGAACAGACCGTGTCCGATGAACGCGGCGGAGACGAGGCCGAACCCCGCGACGGAGACGCTCGGCGGTATCGAGGTGAACAGACCGACGAGGACGCCGAGAGCCATGCTGACGAACACGCCGATGAGAATCACGTCGTAGTACTGCCAGGTGTACATGCTCACATCGAGCGCCGCCAACCCCGAAGTTCTGGCGGTGGAACGCGCTCGAACGGCGCGGGCGAACTACCTGCGAGCGAGTACCACGGAACTCCTATGGGCCGGGAGATACTGAGACAGGTATGGAGTACACTAGTTCTCTCGACCGAGCGTTCGAGGATCTCCCGGACCGCTCGCAAGAAGAGTCTCGGCTCACGATTCCCGACCCGGAGGGGGAGACGGACGGGGCGTTCACCCGACTGACGAACCTCGGCGCCATCGCCGACGCCCTCTCTCGGAAACCCGAACACGTCCACAGTTTCATCCAGCGGACGCTCGGGACCAGCGGGCAACTCGACGAAAAGCGCGCGCGGTACAGCGGGTCGTTCTCGGTGGCCGACTTCGACGAGGCCCTCGAAGACTACGTCGCGGAGTACGTCACCTGCTCCGAGTGCGGACTGCCCGACACCCGTCTCGTGACCGAAGACGGCGTGGACATGCTCCGCTGTGAGGCCTGCGGTGCGTTCCGCCCCGTCCAGAAGCGCTCCTCGCAGTCGCAGACGCAGTCCCAAGAGGCGGTCGAGGAGGGTCGCACCTACGAAGTGAAGATCACCGGAACCGGTCGCAAAGGCGACGGCGTCGCCGAGAAAGGCAAGTACACGATATTCGTCCCCGGCGCACAGGAGGGGCAGGTCGTCCGCATCATCATAGAGAACGTGAGCGGCACCCTCGCGTTCGCCCGCCTCGTCTGAGCGCTCGCTCCGACGTTCGCCGATTTTCGACCGTGCCGCGCCTGTGAGAACCACCCCCGTACAGAAGAGAGCGACGGCACCGCGGCCGAGAAACTGGTAACAGGATTTTATCAGGCGTCCGGTTCGACTCGCGATTATGGTCCCTCATCGTTCGCTCGCGTGGGCGTCCCTCCCCTCGGCGTTCGTCCCCGCGACGGCGACTGCACAGTTCGCCCCCGACTCGCTGAGACTCGGTGCCGGAACCGCCGAACTCGTCGTCCTCGGATTACTGGGGTACGCGGTCTACGTCGCGGTCTCAGTCGTATTCTGCGGGCTCGTCGTTGCCGTCTCGGAGTTCGTCTCCTCCGGGTCGTACGTCCGGGACGCGGAGAAGCGACTCTACGCTCGGCCCGTTCGGACCGGAGCGCTCGGCATCGGCGTGGTCGTCGGCGGCATCGCCGGAACCGTCCTCCTCGCGGTGGTGCTTCTCGTTCTCGTGAACGCGGGCGCTCCGGAACCGCTCAGTTTGGTCGCCGCCGTTCCCGTCTTCGGCGGACTGCTGTTTCTGTCCGTCGCGTCCGCGGTCGGAACGGTCGTGCTCGGGTCCGCCCTGCTCCGGAGGGTGCGCGGCGGGGAACCGAGCCTCTGGGTCGCGCTCGTGGTCGGGTCGCTGGTCGTCAACGTGCCGCTACTCAATCTCGTGTTCGGGGCTCTCGTCGCCGTCCTCGGCGCCGGAGCGATAGTCGGACGGTGGTGGGAAAACCGGCGGGACGGACCGTCCGGACCGGCCCCGGGGCGTCCGACCGACGGGTGAGTATCGTCGGCTCGCGGCCGGAGAACGGCGTCCGAGAGTCGGACTCAGTCGTACGTCTGCGAGGACGCCGAACCCACGTCGACTCTGACGAGGACGTTCTCGTCCCACGCGTCCGAATCGACGCCGTACTTTTCGTTTATCTTTCGGGTCGCCGCCCGCGTCTCCGTCTCGTCCTCTACGACGGTGGCGGTGCCGAGGAGCGTCACCATCCACTTCGCGTGTCCGCCCTCGTCTTTCTGCACCGACAGCGCCACCTTCGGGTTCTCGCGGACGTTCCGCAGTTTCGTACCGGTGGTGACGAGTTCCACGACGCCGTCCTCGTAGCGGTACCAGAGGGGGGCGACGTGCGGGCGGCCGTCGCGACACGTCGCCAGGTGGGCCATGAGCGGTTCGCTCGTCAGCAGTTCCTCCGTCTCCGAATCGACGGCGTCGGACATACGACGGAGGAGACGCCCCGGCGGCAAAACGGTTCGGCGCGGGCGTCCGCGACCGGTCCGACCGAGTGACAGTCGCCAGCGCCCGCCCGAAC includes:
- a CDS encoding spermidine synthase, translated to MASTLSRSALRLSKPEVAVFSSGVASMGLEILAGRMIAPQFGSSIYTWGSIIGVFLAALSLGYHHGGRHADSQASNDRMVKLFLATALYVAGVIFFGDVMLQAAVAFPLPSRFASLPAITLLFGPPTYLLGFISPYAAELSAKEGTGEASGHVYAVGTVGSIVGAFATTYFLIPSLSVEQIGLVFGLLSVATAVYVAAPKLGRQRAGRSLVVALLLVVAAASGGVGLSATGDTVYQTQTPYQELEVVDSGDTRTLYLDGQPHSAMNVADPTAHVFDYTPYFHLPLLMTDDVDRVLFIGGGGFTGPKRFAEEYDVEVDVAEIDPEVVDVAKRYFEVEESENLTIHTTGGRQFLRETDETYDLIVLDAYKKDKVPFQLTTVEFMELASDRLTEDGILFANVISAPSGPASQFYRAQYKTMSQVFPQVYSFPTQQGIVVQNIEVVATKNGTRISESELRARNERRDIGIDLTEEIASYRNEERTDDVPVLRDDRAPVDSLLDPMVGQRYVVGETENSGTAESETNANETATAEAASNESRVAAATRATAR
- a CDS encoding alkaline phosphatase PhoX, translating into MVEFSRRQLMATSVAASLGATVPGVVAAEEVEESDTPGAPSVKGDLKRFSTTAFGAEVTGPFVFEDGSLLYSLQHPSEENGDPFGRAAVGYFSGFQFDFDGDNDDFDEIGIPETEEEQRDVRAGSGDYEILFYGREPINGGDELLGVTQTPDGTDIMRESPEDPEREERPYFAGTQYGLAASNPDCNQFVPSNDEGTEGYLFTNWENSPGSVSRVPISQDEDGEWHADLENAMNLTNTESLRAHGGTRINCYGDLSPWGTMVSAEENYSHPRVNLTAKVSDIAEAGSGLGLVGAAHFWNRPNPSEISDAISTYAEEDYLDEDFSPQGYWSLTGVEFLAYYLGSDQNDQVDDQNLRTSPIDDVYPNPYRYGYFVDFREPTADEPEAVKYYVMGRAAWEAPDFEGDLKTVYGCSDGDSKGIYKFVADEPIPDYDDPMDVAGTLYAPKITNDEASVEDSGQRNSPADVPLEVEWLELGHATNAEVESWIDDYDNVTQVDYLEAHAETNWADDPATALREADLEVIHNGNSNYIDNRDIVRWAEQYEENGPNGVDEELRRVPFLETRAAAKEVGASIEFNKAEGVDSVDDAGPGDYVYFGISEFNDALADDEGDVQMDRVDGGVVYRAELEDDYNVSELEPVIVGPDFTDPPEDADDALRNIDNVYTMRDGRVLCCEDGFGGPARSYPNDGLYVYQPESVGKTVSDYLSQSDEDDDEDGDEDGDHEGDDEGGDED
- a CDS encoding ion transporter, with protein sequence MGGQAYPSEEMDLRETVRFYLLDHRTRVGKAIDVALLLGNLLFVGIVVAETYLVSAETRTVLWRAEVGIAVLFLAEYLLRLYGARDTAAEFLSPYTVVDLLAILPTFAVLLLPTPLAASIGFLRVLRVVRILRFFRFTQNEEFFFGTVSVETLRVMKLLLTVMSIFFVSAGLFYSVERGANPNVSNFGDAFYFAVVGLTTVGFGDIVPVTSTGRLVTVVSILAAIVLVPWQASKIVREWSNKEKVNVTCPNCGLSHHDPDASHCKSCGHVVYQEYDSRR
- a CDS encoding nucleoside hydrolase; translation: MSRRVIVDTDTAGDDTQAILLLATADSVELEAVTIAAGNVEFDYHVENAKYTLEVADAADEVPVYEGARRPLVKDHEHVSHIHGEGGLGGDFFPDTGIDSAEGFAPDAIVEAARESPGEITLCCIAPLTNVALALRREPNLNELLDEVWVMGGAVNTLGNDTPSAEYNFWVDPEAAKMVMRELDVTLVDWGLTVRDATFEAEFLDRLESIDSEYAEFYQTANEQVRRFSQKRYGEDTTTQPDSLTAACLVADDGLITESSEYFVDVDEREGMTRGYSLVDELGITDGDPRTRVVESVDEETFREMFVRMLAEGAPEKPL
- a CDS encoding translation initiation factor IF-2 subunit beta — protein: MEYTSSLDRAFEDLPDRSQEESRLTIPDPEGETDGAFTRLTNLGAIADALSRKPEHVHSFIQRTLGTSGQLDEKRARYSGSFSVADFDEALEDYVAEYVTCSECGLPDTRLVTEDGVDMLRCEACGAFRPVQKRSSQSQTQSQEAVEEGRTYEVKITGTGRKGDGVAEKGKYTIFVPGAQEGQVVRIIIENVSGTLAFARLV
- a CDS encoding pyridoxamine 5'-phosphate oxidase family protein encodes the protein MSDAVDSETEELLTSEPLMAHLATCRDGRPHVAPLWYRYEDGVVELVTTGTKLRNVRENPKVALSVQKDEGGHAKWMVTLLGTATVVEDETETRAATRKINEKYGVDSDAWDENVLVRVDVGSASSQTYD